ACCTAAATTAGCGCCGTTATTGATGCCGGCAACTACTAAATCTGGTGCACTAGACATAAGCTGGCTGATCCCTAAATGGACAGAGTCTGTAGGGGTCCCATTTACAGAGTAAAAACCACTATCTAGTTTATGGGCACGTAGTGGGTTGAGCAGTGTTAATGAGTTACTCGCTCCACTACAGTTTCTGTCTGGAGCAACAACTATCACTTCGGCAAACTTAACCAGTTCTTGGTAAAGTATTTTAATCCCTTGAGCATGCACACCGTCGTCATTGCTTAATAAAATTTTCATAATAAATTACTTACTCTTGAATCGGATGTCGTTCACTAACATCTTGATAATTGATTACTTCTCGCAATACGGTAGTTGCATATGCGCCTGCTGGCAATACAAAAGTTAGCAGCACATTATTATCCCGAACATCAATTTTTGACTGCGCAACGTTCAAACGCATACGTCGACGCTCTTGTTTCAGGCCGAATTTGGCAAGACCTGCACATAACTCTGGGAACAGAGACAACATCTTACTTTCAAATTGCTCAACTTCACCTTGGGTCATGAGATCACCAGCCCCCCACATGGAAGCTGTAAGGTCGATATCATTCTCTACTAACCGCTGTGCTAACTCTTCTGTTTTATCATCAACAATAAACACCGATTGACTGCCTGCAAGCATACAAACGTCACCTTGTTGAATCTCATTAAATGTTTCATCTTCAATTCGTTGATGAACGAGCTCATTGAAAATAAAAGAGCGCGCCGCCGATAGGTAAATACTGCGCTTTTTCTTGTCTTTGACTTTTACACCGGCAAACAGCGCTTTAGCTTTATCAATATTACCGCCTTCAAAACCAAATCGTTGTTCGCCAAAATAATTAGGAACGCCATGTTGTTCTACATGCTTCCATCTAGCTTTCACATCGTTTATGTCCGTCACATTGCGCAATAATAACTCGAATCGATTGCCCAGCAAGGCGCCCGTTTTAAGTTTTTTATTGTGACGTTGATAACTGAGGATCTCGACTCCATCAATTTCACAATCAGACAAGTCATATACCTTTTTGCCGGGTACGTGCACACCAAACCATTGCTCAGTCACGGCGAAGCGATCTTTTAATCCCGCATAGCCAACGAGGTTCTCTTTAACACCAAAATACTTTGCTAGCTGCCTTGCCACATAAACTGTATTAGCACCGGTTTTTCGAATATGAATGAAAAGATGTTCTCCTTCGCCACTTGGCGAAAAAGGTAACAATTCAAATACTTTGAAGTCTGCATATTCACTACGCAAATCTCCAGATGCCTTGGGGATACCATGTAAATAAGCTAGATTTTTTTTAGTCATTAGCGCTCTCTTGAACAAGTAACACTACAGCATGTACTGCTATCCCTTCTTTTCGACCGGTATAACCCAATTGCTCAGTTGTCGTTGCTTTTACATTTACTTGATTAATATTTGTTGCCAAATCTTCAGCAAGACAGCTCCGCATAGCTAGCAAGTGCGGCGCCATTTTGGGCGCTTGCGCTACGACTGTTATATCGGCATTGCCAATTTTGTAATTGTGTTGAGTCATTAAGTCAACAACGTGCCTTAGTAATATGCGACTGGATATATTCTCATAGCTGGCATCCGTATCAGGGAAGTGATTGCCAATATCTCCTAAGCATAATGCACCTAAAATAGCGTCGCACAGAGCATGTATGGCAACATCCCCATCAGAGTGTGCAATAAACCCTTGTTGATAGGGAATACTAACTCCAGCGATAACGAGAGGCCCCTCACCACCAAATTTGTGAACATCAAAGCCATGACCTATTCTCATTTTTCTTCCATCTGGTTTGTTAAGATAAATTCAGCTAACGCTAAATCGTCTGGGCGGGTAATTTTAATATTATCACTTCGACTTTCAATCAGTGTACTAGGTAAGCCAAACGCTTCTATTGCAGAAGACTCGTCAGTAATAGTGAGCCCTTTGTCAAAGCCAACTTCAATCGATTGGATCAAGTCAGTCACCTTATACATTTGCGGCGTCAATGCGTGCCACAAACGCTCACGCTCTATCGTACTTAACACTACACCACTATCTTCACTTCGCTTCATCGTATCTCGCACTGGATAGCCGAGAAGCCCCCCCTGTTCAGTAGCAATACAATGAGAGATAAGTGAGTCGATATCTGTTAGTTTGACGCAAGGACGGGCCGCGTCATGCACCAATACCCAAGGGTACTTCACAGAGTCAATCACCTTAAGCCCAGCCAGAACAGAATCTACTCGCTCTTTTCCACCATAAACAGTACGAATTTGAGGATGAGAAGCAATGTTGAGATGAGCAAAGTAACCATCTTCTTTACCAAGCACGACGATCACTTCTTTGATCATCGAGTGGCTTAATAGACGCTCAAGGGTATGCTCTATGATAGTCCTCCCGCCAATTGTTAAGTATTGTTTAGGGCAATCACTTAGCATTCGTTTTCCCACTCCGGCTGCGGGTACTACTGCAATAAGCGAAATGTTGTTAATTAATGGCACTTAGGTACTTCTCAAAAATAAATAGGATCATTTGGTGGTTCTAGGTTTGTTGTCATTTGGAATAATACGGAAAAATGTTTCATTCTCTTTGATCATCCCTAGCTCATTTCTGGCACGCTCTTCAATGGCTTCAACACCTAACTTTAAGTCGTCGGTATCGGCATAAAGTAATTTATTACGTTGCACTAATTTTTCATTGGTTTCTTTTTGACGTGCGACATCCGCTTCTAGTGCTAAATAGTCAGGCACACTATTTTTCCCGAACCAAAGCCGGTGTTGTAGTAGTAATAAAAAAACAAATAAAATTGCGGTAATTACGCGCATGGCACCAGTAAATTCAAACGAAGTACACTCATGATAAAAATGACAAAACTCTAACAGCTATTATAAGTAGCGATCAGCTAGAGTAAATAACTATCCTCATAAATGAGCCGTTAGTGCTCATTTATCTGCACTGAACGCTTAAAATTGCGCCAATTAATCGAGCAAGAGAGTAAAAGTTCTCGCATGGAGGGGATCTGCGGTCTTACCGGACCAGAGCTTTGCCAGCAATGGCCTGCACACGCTGCCATCATCACTTTCTTAGTTGGCTTTAATAACCTAATATTGGCATCGCTTATTTGCTGTGGTGAAAACCAGCCATGTAGATTTGTTCTATAGCGTTGATTTTCTATGTCAATACGATCAATGCAATCTATCGCTATGTGACTTTCTTTGTAAATTGGGACAACAACACCAACAGAAATGCTTGATTTTATATACCACTGCCAGACTTCATCGTTTGTCTGACCAGCCAATGGCATTTTCTTACCTTGTTTTGCTGACCATGTCGCATTTTGAGTATCTAAATCCAGCGGCGTATCTATCGTAACCATCAAGTAGGCAGCGCGCTGAATATAATAAGGCAAGCTTTTCAACTTAGCTTGCAAAGTTTGTACAGAGTCAATGTTAGCGCGTGTCAATATACTGATTTCACGCTCGTACAGCGCATTGCACAGCTCAGCATAATCCGGAGACTGCGATTGCTGATGCCAAAAAGAAGCTTGAGTCATGAAGGTTTAAATTACTGAGTTTTATAAAATATTTGTTTAGTATTTAAGCATACTTGATAACAAGGCAAAGATAAATCTTCATCCATTTCTAAAGGCTCAAAACATTATTACCATAAAACGAAAAAAGCCAATGCGGTAGCATTGGCTTTCTAATCTTTACTCGGATAATAAGAGCTATTATTGACCTTTTACTTCGCTACGGCCGTTAAATACAGCTTTATCACCTAAGAATTCTTCAATACGCAATAGTTGATTGTATTTCGAAACACGATCAGAGCGACATAAAGAGCCTGTCTTGATTTGACCGGCAGCCGTACCTACCGCTAGATCAGCGATCGTCGCATCTTCAGTTTCACCAGAACGATGTGAAATAACAGCGGTAAAGCCAGCATCTTTCGCCATCTTTATTGCCGCTAGTGTTTCTGTTAATGAACCGATTTGGTTGAATTTGATTAAGATTGAGTTACCAATGCCTTGTTCTATACCACGCGCCAAAATTTTTGTGTTAGTCACGAATAAATCGTCACCTACGATTTGCACTTTATCACCAATAAGGTCAGTTTGGTATTTAAAACCATCCCAATCTGATTCATCTAATCCGTCTTCAATTGAGATGATTGGGTACTGTGCACAAAGGCTTGCAAGAAAATCTGAGAATTCATTCGCCGTATATTGCTTGCCTTCACCCGTTAAGTCATAAATGCCTTTATCAGCATCGTAAAATTCTGACGCTGCACAATCAAGTGCTAAAGTTACGTCTTTACCAAGTTCGTAACCTGCCGCTTCTGTTGCTTCTTTAATAACAGCAAGCGCATCAGCATTTGATTCTAAGTTTGGCGCGAAACCACCTTCGTCACCTACCGCCGTGTTCATGCCTTTTGTGGAAAGCACTTTTTTAAGGGCGTGGAAGATTTCAGCCCCCATGCGCAATGCTTCACGGAAGTTCGGCGCACCAACAGGTTGAATCATGAATTCTTGGATATCAACGTTGTTATCTGCATGCTCACCACCGTTGATGATATTCATCATTGGTAAAGGTAAAGAGTATTGACCTGATGTGCCATTAAGATCAGCAATATGTTCAAATAATTGCACTTTCTTTTCCATAGCAGCAGCTTTTGCGTTTGCTAGAGATACAGCAAGGATAGCGTTAGCGCCGAAATTTTCCTTGTTTTCAGTGCCGTCTAAGTCGATCATAATTTGGTCAACATTGGCTTGTTCTAAAGCGTTAACTCCTGCGAGCGCTTTTGCAATGTCGTTGTTTACTGCTGCTACTGCTTTTAAAACACCTTTACCTAAATAACGCGCTTTATCACCATCTCGTAATTCGAGTGCTTCGCGTGAACCGGTTGAAGCGCCAGATGGAGCACATGCGCGCCCCCATGCACCTGATGCCAAATAAACATCAGCTTCTACGGTTGGGTTTCCACGAGAGTCCATGACTTCACGAGCAATAATTTTTTCAATAGTAGACATTTGATTCCTCTTCGCCTTTCTCGGCACATATTTTTTATTGGCAAAGGCGTGCTTTACCATGTTTAACATTAATCTAGAACGATAAAAAAACCGCAGCAAATGGCTACGGTTTTCGTGTTATTGGTTTGATATTGATTTGTGGTAGTCAAATGCTGCTGCCACAAAGCCTTCAAACAATGGGTGCCCATCTCGTGGAGTTGAATTAAACTCTGGATGGAATTGACCCGCGATAAACCATGGATGATCTTTATGTTCAATCATCTCAACTAACTTCTTATCTGAAGATAGCCCCGAGAAAACCAAACCAGCTTTTTCTAATTGGTCTCGGTAGTTATTATTTACCTCATAACGATGACGGTGTCTTTCATAAATTGTTTCACTGCCATATACGTCGCATGTTTTGGTACCTTTCACAAGGTGACACAATTGAGAGCCTAAACGCATAGTGCCGCCTAAGTCTGAATGCTCACTACGGTATTCAATCTGGCCTTCTTCATCTAGCCATTCGTTAATTAAACCAACTACAGGAAACTCAGTTTCTGGATCAAACTCAGTACTGTGAGCACCTTCAAGACCCGCGACATTTCTTGCGTATTCAATTAACGCAACTTGCATCCCCAAACAAATACCTAAGTAAGGCACTTTGTTCTCACGAGCATATTGCGCAGCAATAATTTTGCCTTCAACGCCACGCTCACCAAAGCCGCCAGGAACCAAAATAGCGTCCAACTCTTTCAATGCGTCAGAGCCTTTTGCTTCAAGTGCTTGAGAATCAACGTATTGAATTTTTATTTTAACTTGGTTCTTAATACCTGCATGTTTTAATGCTTCATTAACAGATTTATAGGCATCCGGTAATTCAATGTATTTACCCACCATACCAATGGTTAATTCGTCAATTGGGTTTGCTTCTTGATAAAGGACGTGTTCCCATTCTGAAAGATCCGCTTCTGGTGCTTCAATACCAAATCGCTTACAAACGATTTCATCTGTTCCTTGAGACTTTAACAGTGCAGGGATTTTATAAATACTGTCAACATCACGCATTGAAACAACAGCTTTTTCTTCGACGTTAGTAAACAACGCAATTTTAGAACGTTCATTCGCCGGAATAACGCCTTCGCTACGGCAAACTAAAATGTCAGGGAAAATACCAATAGATCGTAATTCTTTTACAGAATGCTGTGTTGGTTTGGTTTTAATTTCTCCTGACGCTGCTAAATATGGCACAAGAGTCAAGTGCATGAACATGGCACGTTCACGGCCTAGCTCTGTACCTAGTTGGCGAATAGCTTCAAGGAACGGTTGTGATTCTATATCACCTACCGTACCGCCAATTTCTACCATGGCAACGTCGTAACCTTCAGCACCTTCAATAACTCGGCGCTTAATGTCATTGGTAATATGAGGAATTACTTGAATGGTCGCACCCAAAAATTCACCACGACGCTCACGCGCCAGGATATCTTGATAAATACGGCCCGTAGTAAAGTTATTACGTTTAGTCATTTTGGTACGAATAAATCGCTCGTAATGCCCTAAATCTAAATCAGTTTCTGCACCGTCTTCAGTTACAAAAACTTCACCGTGTTGGATAGGGCTCATTGTCCCTGGGTCAACGTTAATATAAGGATCAAGCTTTAGCATGGTTACTTTTAAACCACGAGCTTCTAATATGGCAGCCAAAGAGGCAGCAGCAATGCCCTTACCTAAGGACGAAACTACACCGCCCGTTACAAAAATATATCTTGTCGTCATGTTAAACCCAGAAGTCAGGAAGTATTGAAAATTGGCTACTGCTAACCGTTAAATTGATTCAATTAAATTTAACGAAGCTAGAATAGCAGGACGGGGCGGCATTATACCGAAATTGAGCCTTAACGACAAGGCACCTACGCAGAAAATATCAGGATAAATATAGACAATTTTGCTAAGTTCTCGTCGATAAATTAAAACATAAATAGTTGATGAAATTAGTGAGCATCCACCCTACTATATACTCCCTGATATCCCCAAACTAATACGAGAATAAGAGTTTTACTATGGACAATGCGTTAATCGACGTACTCAACAAAATTGACGAAATAAACGCTCAAGATCCCAATCACACTATAGTCGGTGGTGAGCCTGTTGCAAAAGAATTGATTTATGGACAACGTATGTCGGCCTGTCTATCTCAATATTGGCCTGATGCAGATCAGTATTTACAAATAGC
This window of the Thalassotalea atypica genome carries:
- a CDS encoding CTP synthase; protein product: MTTRYIFVTGGVVSSLGKGIAAASLAAILEARGLKVTMLKLDPYINVDPGTMSPIQHGEVFVTEDGAETDLDLGHYERFIRTKMTKRNNFTTGRIYQDILARERRGEFLGATIQVIPHITNDIKRRVIEGAEGYDVAMVEIGGTVGDIESQPFLEAIRQLGTELGRERAMFMHLTLVPYLAASGEIKTKPTQHSVKELRSIGIFPDILVCRSEGVIPANERSKIALFTNVEEKAVVSMRDVDSIYKIPALLKSQGTDEIVCKRFGIEAPEADLSEWEHVLYQEANPIDELTIGMVGKYIELPDAYKSVNEALKHAGIKNQVKIKIQYVDSQALEAKGSDALKELDAILVPGGFGERGVEGKIIAAQYARENKVPYLGICLGMQVALIEYARNVAGLEGAHSTEFDPETEFPVVGLINEWLDEEGQIEYRSEHSDLGGTMRLGSQLCHLVKGTKTCDVYGSETIYERHRHRYEVNNNYRDQLEKAGLVFSGLSSDKKLVEMIEHKDHPWFIAGQFHPEFNSTPRDGHPLFEGFVAAAFDYHKSISNQ
- the ispD gene encoding 2-C-methyl-D-erythritol 4-phosphate cytidylyltransferase; this translates as MPLINNISLIAVVPAAGVGKRMLSDCPKQYLTIGGRTIIEHTLERLLSHSMIKEVIVVLGKEDGYFAHLNIASHPQIRTVYGGKERVDSVLAGLKVIDSVKYPWVLVHDAARPCVKLTDIDSLISHCIATEQGGLLGYPVRDTMKRSEDSGVVLSTIERERLWHALTPQMYKVTDLIQSIEVGFDKGLTITDESSAIEAFGLPSTLIESRSDNIKITRPDDLALAEFILTNQMEEK
- the ftsB gene encoding cell division protein FtsB — translated: MRVITAILFVFLLLLQHRLWFGKNSVPDYLALEADVARQKETNEKLVQRNKLLYADTDDLKLGVEAIEERARNELGMIKENETFFRIIPNDNKPRTTK
- the truD gene encoding tRNA pseudouridine(13) synthase TruD, giving the protein MTKKNLAYLHGIPKASGDLRSEYADFKVFELLPFSPSGEGEHLFIHIRKTGANTVYVARQLAKYFGVKENLVGYAGLKDRFAVTEQWFGVHVPGKKVYDLSDCEIDGVEILSYQRHNKKLKTGALLGNRFELLLRNVTDINDVKARWKHVEQHGVPNYFGEQRFGFEGGNIDKAKALFAGVKVKDKKKRSIYLSAARSFIFNELVHQRIEDETFNEIQQGDVCMLAGSQSVFIVDDKTEELAQRLVENDIDLTASMWGAGDLMTQGEVEQFESKMLSLFPELCAGLAKFGLKQERRRMRLNVAQSKIDVRDNNVLLTFVLPAGAYATTVLREVINYQDVSERHPIQE
- the eno gene encoding phosphopyruvate hydratase, which gives rise to MSTIEKIIAREVMDSRGNPTVEADVYLASGAWGRACAPSGASTGSREALELRDGDKARYLGKGVLKAVAAVNNDIAKALAGVNALEQANVDQIMIDLDGTENKENFGANAILAVSLANAKAAAMEKKVQLFEHIADLNGTSGQYSLPLPMMNIINGGEHADNNVDIQEFMIQPVGAPNFREALRMGAEIFHALKKVLSTKGMNTAVGDEGGFAPNLESNADALAVIKEATEAAGYELGKDVTLALDCAASEFYDADKGIYDLTGEGKQYTANEFSDFLASLCAQYPIISIEDGLDESDWDGFKYQTDLIGDKVQIVGDDLFVTNTKILARGIEQGIGNSILIKFNQIGSLTETLAAIKMAKDAGFTAVISHRSGETEDATIADLAVGTAAGQIKTGSLCRSDRVSKYNQLLRIEEFLGDKAVFNGRSEVKGQ
- the ispF gene encoding 2-C-methyl-D-erythritol 2,4-cyclodiphosphate synthase gives rise to the protein MRIGHGFDVHKFGGEGPLVIAGVSIPYQQGFIAHSDGDVAIHALCDAILGALCLGDIGNHFPDTDASYENISSRILLRHVVDLMTQHNYKIGNADITVVAQAPKMAPHLLAMRSCLAEDLATNINQVNVKATTTEQLGYTGRKEGIAVHAVVLLVQESAND